The window GGCCTGAGACCGTGTGTGCGAGCGACTCGACGGCAGTCCGGTTGGATGAGATCCAGTTCGACCTGGGGGAAGGTCCGTCCTGGGACGCGATGCGGTCTCGGCTGCCGGTGCTCGAGCCGGATCTGCAGGCATCGACGTCTGAGCAGTGGCCGGTCACGTTGATGGCGCTCCAGGTCATTCACCTCGGCGCGGTGTTCGCGTTCCCGATGCATGTCGGCACGCTCAACATCGGCACTGTTGACCTGTACAACCGAGCCGCTACTGCCCTTGCCGGAGACGTCGTCGCAGATGCGGCCGCGCTCACTGAAGCCGTCAGCCGGCAGGTGCTGCATCGTGCTCTCGCCCGCCGCGAAGACACCGGTGCCGGCGCCCACGATGTCAGCCGTTACTCCCGGCGCGAGATCTACCAGGCCTCGGGCATGGTCGCCGCGCAGACCGGCGCGGACGTGAACGACGCCCTGCTGCTCCTCCGCGCGTCCGCGTACACCGCCGGCCGCACCGTCCGTGACCTCGCAAACGACGTGATCCACCGCACGGTCGACTTCACCGACCGCGACGGCTCCGGCTTCTGAGGAAGGAAGCAGCCATGGTCAGAACCCGAGAACAGCAACTCGTCGAAACGTTCGTCACCCTCACCGACACACTCGTCGCCGACTACGACATCGTCGAACTGTTGCAGTCCCTCGTCGACAACGCCACCGAGCTGTTCGACGCAACTGCGGCCGGGATCTTGCTCGTCAACCAGTCGCAGGACCTGGAAGTGGTGGTCTCCACCAGTGAGCGCAGCGCGCTCGTCGGGTTGCTGCAGCTCGAAGCCGGGGAGGGGCCGTGTGTGGAGGCGTTCACGACGGGGTCACCGGTGTCCGTACAGGACGCCGACGAGATGCGTCGACGGTGGCCACAGTTCGCGGCAGCGTCGCAGGAAGCCGGCTACACCTCCGTGCACTCCATCCCGCTGCGGCTGCGCGACACCGTCCTCGGATCGATGAACCTGTTCCGCGAGACACCCGGCGCACTCAACGAAGACGACGCGATCGCGGCGCGGGCACTCACCGACGTCGCAACGATCAGCATCCTGCAACAGCGCAACGTCGACCACGCCACCTTGGCGCAGGCGCAACTGCAGCAGGCACTGAACAGCCGCGTCGTCATCGAACAGGCCAAGGGGTTCGTCTCCCACACGCACCACGTCGACATGGACACAGCGTTCCAGCTGCTCCGCGGCTACGCCCGTTCGCACCAGATCCGGC of the Curtobacterium sp. TC1 genome contains:
- a CDS encoding ANTAR domain-containing protein translates to MSDEGFIDAVAALYGAGDQDDLCAPFLSALPVTGVAISTLGEPFGPETVCASDSTAVRLDEIQFDLGEGPSWDAMRSRLPVLEPDLQASTSEQWPVTLMALQVIHLGAVFAFPMHVGTLNIGTVDLYNRAATALAGDVVADAAALTEAVSRQVLHRALARREDTGAGAHDVSRYSRREIYQASGMVAAQTGADVNDALLLLRASAYTAGRTVRDLANDVIHRTVDFTDRDGSGF
- a CDS encoding GAF and ANTAR domain-containing protein; protein product: MVRTREQQLVETFVTLTDTLVADYDIVELLQSLVDNATELFDATAAGILLVNQSQDLEVVVSTSERSALVGLLQLEAGEGPCVEAFTTGSPVSVQDADEMRRRWPQFAAASQEAGYTSVHSIPLRLRDTVLGSMNLFRETPGALNEDDAIAARALTDVATISILQQRNVDHATLAQAQLQQALNSRVVIEQAKGFVSHTHHVDMDTAFQLLRGYARSHQIRLADLARSVVRRETVIPTVNEDA